The following are from one region of the Vibrio rarus genome:
- a CDS encoding IS3 family transposase (programmed frameshift): MKKSRYTDSQILAILKQAEAGAPIQELCREHGMSTATFYKWRSKYGGMDASLMTRMKELEEENRRLKKMYAEERLKAEVISEAMGKKVVKPCERRLMAQNSVANQHVSIRNACRWFKISETCYRYEPKLQSENEHIANLLLELCNSEERSDWGFGMCFHHLRHLEGYKWNHKRVYRIYCELSLNLRIKPKRRLNRHAPEPLKEPIKANQVWSVDFMHDQLSDGRKYRLFNVIDDYKREGLAAEPDFSMPAERVTRILDNLIEQRQKPIAIRCDNGPEFISHLFTKWADKHGIRIDYIQPGNPQQNAYIERFNRTVRFSLVSKYLFDSLEEVQDQATQWLWFYNHQRPHLANGGYPPLQVAA, from the exons ATGAAAAAATCACGTTACACGGACAGTCAGATCTTAGCGATCTTAAAGCAAGCAGAGGCTGGAGCCCCTATTCAAGAGCTTTGTCGAGAACATGGCATGAGCACCGCCACATTCTACAAGTGGCGATCTAAATACGGTGGTATGGATGCATCTCTTATGACTCGAATGAAAGAGCTTGAAGAAGAGAATCGACGGCTCAAGAAAATGTATGCAGAGGAACGCCTCAAAGCTGAAGTTATCTCCGAAGCTATGG GCAAAAAAGTGGTGAAGCCCTGTGAGCGTCGTTTGATGGCTCAGAATTCAGTGGCGAATCAACATGTCAGTATTAGAAATGCCTGTCGCTGGTTTAAAATTAGTGAGACGTGCTATCGCTATGAGCCTAAGTTGCAATCAGAGAATGAGCACATTGCTAACTTGCTCCTAGAGCTGTGCAACAGCGAGGAAAGATCCGACTGGGGATTTGGCATGTGCTTCCATCATCTTCGCCATTTGGAAGGGTATAAATGGAACCACAAGCGGGTTTATCGGATCTACTGTGAGTTGTCATTGAATTTACGTATCAAGCCTAAGCGTCGCCTAAATCGTCATGCACCTGAGCCACTCAAGGAACCCATCAAAGCGAACCAAGTGTGGTCGGTCGATTTTATGCATGACCAACTATCGGATGGGCGGAAATATCGCTTATTCAATGTGATAGATGACTACAAACGTGAGGGTTTAGCCGCAGAGCCTGATTTTTCGATGCCAGCAGAGCGCGTCACAAGGATCTTAGATAACCTAATTGAACAACGTCAGAAACCGATAGCGATACGTTGTGATAATGGTCCCGAATTTATTAGCCACTTATTTACAAAGTGGGCAGACAAGCATGGCATCCGAATAGACTATATTCAGCCAGGGAACCCACAACAAAATGCGTATATCGAAAGATTTAATCGAACCGTAAGGTTCAGCTTGGTGAGTAAGTACCTGTTCGACAGCTTAGAAGAGGTTCAAGATCAAGCAACTCAGTGGCTATGGTTCTACAATCACCAGCGTCCACATTTAGCTAATGGAGGGTACCCACCACTACAAGTTGCAGCATAG
- a CDS encoding PcfJ domain-containing protein has product MTVLTIPTTELGFEYDLELEAWNQKLQGYRTAGQWRIPLDGGIGVGFNYLRQYDDNGWTDTIPQDLLKATEDFPEFQYQMLWLAANSQAAKQLLETRPILLALVCNRHSVDNDQALAMCHLGQKQILAELGLDGTKASLKFIDKLTLDFTKGDEVEQVKRMLSPLEQRYLKLRHYSTVDYTALRLDQIFPFLSGSRLGGSLIEQGSIAQRVRLSEFQDAIQLGVALGVDNPVDVISNQRNLDRFRELHDRWAIRHNRWASQVESEGDIDWDAPYEVSLNGNDLIKPIINYRQLHKEGKEQMHCIAVYHHRIKGGRYLAFQMHQPQRLTIGIRRKPQGIFPFEIDQICGKRNRLPTAESKALIHIWFEQCKQNEKARSSELPFLSSKQ; this is encoded by the coding sequence AACTTCAGGGATATAGAACAGCAGGTCAATGGCGTATCCCTCTGGATGGAGGTATAGGAGTAGGCTTCAATTATTTACGTCAATATGACGACAATGGTTGGACGGACACTATTCCTCAAGATTTATTAAAAGCGACAGAGGATTTTCCAGAATTCCAATATCAAATGCTCTGGCTTGCGGCTAATAGCCAGGCAGCAAAACAACTATTAGAAACAAGGCCAATACTCCTTGCTTTAGTGTGTAATAGGCATAGCGTTGATAACGATCAGGCGTTAGCTATGTGCCATTTAGGGCAAAAGCAAATCCTGGCTGAGTTAGGGCTTGATGGGACTAAAGCCTCTCTGAAGTTTATTGATAAACTGACTCTAGACTTTACTAAAGGCGACGAAGTAGAGCAGGTAAAGCGCATGCTTAGCCCTCTAGAACAGCGTTACCTTAAGCTGCGCCATTACTCTACGGTTGACTATACAGCTCTTCGCCTTGACCAAATTTTCCCATTCTTGAGTGGTAGCCGACTTGGAGGCTCTCTTATCGAGCAAGGCTCAATAGCTCAGAGAGTGCGTTTATCGGAATTTCAAGATGCAATTCAGCTAGGTGTTGCACTAGGTGTTGATAACCCAGTAGATGTAATAAGTAACCAACGTAATTTAGACAGATTTAGAGAGCTGCATGACCGCTGGGCTATTCGTCATAATCGGTGGGCTTCTCAAGTAGAGAGTGAAGGTGATATAGATTGGGATGCTCCTTACGAGGTATCTCTGAACGGTAATGATTTGATAAAACCGATCATCAATTATCGTCAGCTACATAAAGAAGGAAAAGAACAAATGCATTGCATTGCTGTATATCACCACCGAATTAAAGGAGGGAGGTATCTCGCATTTCAAATGCATCAACCACAGCGACTAACCATCGGAATCAGGCGAAAACCTCAAGGGATCTTTCCGTTTGAAATCGATCAAATTTGCGGAAAGAGGAATAGGCTACCGACAGCAGAAAGTAAAGCCTTGATTCATATTTGGTTTGAGCAATGTAAGCAAAACGAAAAGGCAAGATCTAGCGAATTACCATTTTTAAGTAGCAAGCAATAG